One window from the genome of Drosophila subpulchrella strain 33 F10 #4 breed RU33 unplaced genomic scaffold, RU_Dsub_v1.1 Primary Assembly Seq111, whole genome shotgun sequence encodes:
- the LOC119558568 gene encoding collagen alpha-2(I) chain-like produces MDVEARQEERNSRGATRRRSAEPPRRIGRGSGTESRRMRSSSGRRRRRCGGSQDAPGPRGGGGAMACPSAGSGTGRATVVGGTGGGRVGGPTQKPSPGRKGEDEDEPCVPSPPQWLSEVPPTPRYEGEWFTSEDWNGDGGAPVATTPWRPPRPPRPGIPPGAGGGNDGGADRGTGSPREPQHAGICGQGRAVAVANCGVDVAGGTRDGDSEGGAQDMGRRGPQGEPSGSPDERPTGCVGPADANYRPTNTGDYDPDGVSGCTGEGTLGVA; encoded by the exons ATGGACGTTGAGGCCCGGCAGGAGGAGCGGAACTCCCGAGGGGCTACGCGGAGGCGGTCTGCCGAGCCACCGAGGAGAATCGGAAGAGGTTCCGGGACCGAGAGCCGTCGGATGAGGAGCAGCAGCGGACGACGGAGGAGGAGGTGCGGTGGCAGCCAGGATGCGCCAGGACCACGAGGAGGCGGCGGCGCGATGGCATGCCCGTCTGCAGGAAGCGGAACAGGAAGAGCAACGGTTGTGGGAGGAACCGGTGGAGGACGTGTGGGAGGTCCCACTCAGAAGCCCAGTCCGGGGCGGAAGGGCGAGGATGAAGACGAGCCCTGCGTACCGTCCCCTCCGCAGTGGCTGTCGGAGGTGCCACCCACTCCCCGCTACGAGGGGGAGTGGTTCACGAGCGAGGACTGGAATGGCGACGGAGGAGCCCCGGTGGCCACGACGCCGTGGAGGCCGCCCCGGCCGCCCAGGCCCGGAAT CCCACCAGGCGCAGGCGGAGGAAACGACGGTGGTGCGGACAGAGGTACCGGCAGCCCACGTGAGCCACAGCACGCGGGCATTTGTGGCCAAGGCCGTGCGGTGGCGGTAGCAAACTGTGGTGTGGACGTGGCCGGAGGGACCCGTGACGGAGACAGCGAGGGAGGAGCCCAGGATATGGGAAGAAGGGGGCCCCAAGGTGAGCCCTCGGGATCCCCGGACGAGAGGCCGACAGGGTGTGTGGGTCCCGCCGACGCCAATTACAGGCCGACCAACACCGGCGACTACGATCCCGACGGGGTAAGCGGATGCACTGGAGAAGGGACCCTGGGTGTGGCCTAA
- the LOC119558567 gene encoding vegetative cell wall protein gp1-like — MAEEATRPRSGLQPEVAQRHERRHAGSKESLQFGARPAHTAPRAAPTERPSSAQQAPSERRQCTTSGTHPALPPGARTARPPRPQQRHPRRQPRYQQRRPSSVPRRAVPPTWPSGAHRAPPAAPTTAPDTWSPATQRASPGARNERARALSSVQRPSGGVICTTSSTHRVPTECPPSATSSAHSSAHQQRPAAPSAAPTAPTAPDTWSLATLRAPPGPRNERPPRPQQRPSRRQQRRPRGNGSASRNHIGPPLPHVSSTCRAPLVAPSAQSRH; from the exons ATGGCAGAAGAGGCGACCAGACCTAGAAGCGGACTTCAACCCGAAGTGGCACAGCGGCACGAGCGTCGGCACGCCGGATCCAAGGA GTCCTTACAGTTTGGCGCCCGCCCAGCGCATACCGCACCCCGAGCAGCGCCCACAGAGCGGCCCAGCAGCGCCCAACAAGCGCCCAGTGAGCGGCGTCAGTGCACCACCAGCGGCACCCACCCAGCGCTCCCACCAGGAGCACGCACAGCGCGGCCACCGCGCCCTCAGCAGCGTCACCCGCGCCGCCAGCCGCGTTATCAGCAGCGCAGACCCAGCAGCGTCCCGCGCCGTGCAGTGCCACCCACGTGGCCATCAGGTGCCCACAGAGCGCCACCAGCAGCGCCAACAACAGCGCCGGACACGTGGTCACCAGCCACACAACGAGCGTCACCAGGAGCGCGCAACGAGCGGGCCCGCGCCCTTAGCAGCGTTCAGCGCCCATCGGGCGGCGTCATttgcaccaccagcagcacccACCGAGTGCCTACCGAGTGCCCACCGAGCGCCACCAGCAGCGCCCACAGCAGCGCCCATCAGCAGCGCCCAGCCGCGCCCTCAGCAGCGCCAACCGCACCAACCGCGCCGGATACGTGGTCACTAGCCACGCTACGAGCGCCACCAGGACCGCGCAACGAGCGGCCACCGCGCCCTCAGCAACGTCCATCGCGCCGCCAGCAGCGCCGTCCACGGGGCAACGGGAGCGCCAGCCGCAACCACATCGGTCCGCCACTGCCGCACGTCAGCAGTACCTGCCGTGCGCCCCTGGTAGCGCCCAGCGCCCAGTCACGTCACTAG